DNA sequence from the Arthrobacter jinronghuae genome:
AGGAGCACAACAATGTCTGAACCATTCCCTTCAGAGCTGAGCCGTGGGGAGCAGGCCGCTCCGGTTGCCTTCCTCGGACTGGGCCACATGGGCGGCCCGATGGCCGTGAATCTCGTGAACGCCGGCTACGCCGTCACCGGCTTCGACGTAATGCCCGCCGCTCTTGAAACTGCTGAGGCAAACGGCATCGCCACAGCCGCCAGTGCCGCCGCTGCGGTGTCCGGCGCCGGTGTAGTGCTCACCATGCTGCCCAGCGGCAAACATCTGCTGGACGCCTATCGGGGCACCGGAGACCAGCCGGGGCTGCTCGCCGCTGCCGCACCCAACACCCTGTTCCTGGATTGCTCCACCATCAACGTGGAGGAGGCCCGGGAGGCAGCAGAACTCGCGGTTGCGGCCGGCCACCGGGCCGTAGACGCGCCGGTCTCCGGCGGCGTCGTAGGCGCCGAGGCAGGCACTTTGACCTTCATGGTGGGAGCGTTGCCGGAAGATTTCAAAGCAGTCAGCCCGATGCTCGAGGTGATGGGCCGGCGCGTAGTGCACTGCGGAGAGCACGGTGCAGGCCAGGCCGCCAAGATCTGCAACAACATGATCCTCGGAATCTCGATGATCGCGGTCAGCGAAGCCTTTGTCCTGGGCGAAAAGCTGGGCCTGACCCACCAGGCCCTTTTCGATGTTGCTTCGGCGGCCTCCGGCCAGTGCTGGGCGCTGACCACAAACTGCCCCGTGCCGGGCCCGGTGCCCACCAGCCCCGCCAACCGCGACTATCAGCCCGGGTTCGCGGGAGCCCTGATGGCCAAGGACCTGAAGCTGGCCCTCAACGCCCTCGAAAGCACGGGGGTCGCCGCGCAGTTAGGACCGCTCGCTTCGGCAATCTACGATGACTTTGCCGCGGAAGGCGGCGCGGGCCGGGATTTCTCCGGCATCATCACCGATATCCGGGATAAGTCAGCGCGCTAGGTTTTGCGCACCGGACAATCCCGAACACTTGAAACAGCACCTGAGGGGCCAGACATGACGGAGCAGTACACGAACATTCTCGTAGAGCAGCGCGGCCGGGTGGGGCTCGTGACGCTCAACCGGCCCGAGGCGCTGAACGCGCTGAACAAGACCACCATGGACGAACTCGTGCGCGCCGTGTCCGCAATGGACGCCGATCCCGCGATCGGAGCTGTTGTGCTGACCGGATCCGGCAAGGCCTTCGCCGCCGGGGCGGACATCAAGGAAATGCAGTCCAAGGGCTACATGGACATGTACGCCGCGGACTGGTTCCGCGGCTGGGAAGATTTGACCCGCCTGCGTATCCCGGTGATAGCTGCAGTGTCCGGCTTCGCCCTGGGCGGCGGCTGCGAGCTCGCGATGATGTGCGACTTCATCATTGCCGGCGACAATGCCAAATTCGGCCAGCCGGAAATCAATCTCGGAGTGCTCCCCGGCATGGGCGGCTCCCAGCGGCTCACCCGCGCCGTGGGGAAGTCCAAAGCGATGGACATGATCCTGACCGGGCGCTTCATGGGTGCCGAGGAAGCCGAACGCGCCGGCCTCGTTTCGCGCGTG
Encoded proteins:
- the mmsB gene encoding 3-hydroxyisobutyrate dehydrogenase; the protein is MSEPFPSELSRGEQAAPVAFLGLGHMGGPMAVNLVNAGYAVTGFDVMPAALETAEANGIATAASAAAAVSGAGVVLTMLPSGKHLLDAYRGTGDQPGLLAAAAPNTLFLDCSTINVEEAREAAELAVAAGHRAVDAPVSGGVVGAEAGTLTFMVGALPEDFKAVSPMLEVMGRRVVHCGEHGAGQAAKICNNMILGISMIAVSEAFVLGEKLGLTHQALFDVASAASGQCWALTTNCPVPGPVPTSPANRDYQPGFAGALMAKDLKLALNALESTGVAAQLGPLASAIYDDFAAEGGAGRDFSGIITDIRDKSAR
- a CDS encoding enoyl-CoA hydratase, translated to MTEQYTNILVEQRGRVGLVTLNRPEALNALNKTTMDELVRAVSAMDADPAIGAVVLTGSGKAFAAGADIKEMQSKGYMDMYAADWFRGWEDLTRLRIPVIAAVSGFALGGGCELAMMCDFIIAGDNAKFGQPEINLGVLPGMGGSQRLTRAVGKSKAMDMILTGRFMGAEEAERAGLVSRVVPAADVVEEAMEAAAVIASKSKPVAMVAKEAVNAAFETGLAQGVLFERRVFHSLFATEDQKEGMAAFVEKRKPDFTHR